One region of Nitrospinota bacterium genomic DNA includes:
- a CDS encoding cell division protein FtsL → MTRSGTKRHRSFGTGLVAGAWYASALVLLALGVMGYLWPQHRIVELGYRLEELESRRAKVERLHRMISLEAASLASLPRIERIATTQLGMVFPMPDQVRTVHHHPKGG, encoded by the coding sequence ATGACCCGATCCGGAACAAAGAGACATCGCAGCTTCGGGACGGGCTTGGTTGCCGGCGCCTGGTATGCGTCGGCATTGGTGCTCCTGGCCCTCGGGGTCATGGGCTACCTCTGGCCGCAGCATCGGATCGTGGAGCTGGGCTATCGCTTGGAGGAGTTGGAATCCCGGCGGGCCAAGGTCGAACGCCTCCACCGGATGATCTCCTTGGAGGCGGCAAGCCTCGCCTCCCTTCCACGGATCGAGCGGATTGCAACGACCCAGCTAGGAATGGTCTTTCCCATGCCGGATCAGGTGCGGACCGTGCACCATCACCCTAAAGGAGGATGA
- a CDS encoding penicillin-binding protein 2: MNSRYRFRLVVVIGLLAVGYGAVVAKLAYLQLLNGARLEAIAVRQRQRVVSLKPERGDLLDRRGKALAVSLEASSVYAHPEDVVDLHGTARALAPVLKLKVAELRRRLAKDRSFVWLRRQVDPPTVESVRRLKLPGVHLLRESKRFYPRRQLSGHLLGFVGIDNQGLEGVELAYNEHLNGESGWVLVEKDAKGRGLTLSKTVGKPSSAGFDVRLTIDEVIQYVVEKELSAQVAASGARGGLAVVVEPSTGAILAMAGVPSFNPNSFSSFHPEQWRNRAITDSYEPGSTFKLLVAAAALESGMVKENDLLYGEEGAINVNGVTIRDHRKFGWLTFSDVIARSSNVGAIKAAQKVGAERFYRTARAFGIGRKTGIGLPGEQPGLLRPIKEWSGISIASLAIGQEVATTPLQMLMAYAAVANGGKLVRPYIVESLLKDGRVRWRAQPQVVRQVVAPSTARRLTKLFERVVEQGTGQAAAVEGYRVAGKTGTAQKFDIEAGRYARDRYVASFIGFVPAKAPAFAMLVLVDEPRGTAYGGTVAAPVFARAARQILRYLNIPTTRGRLIAAYDPILLDDASPSAVRPSLSKKEGLQWVSRALAAEGTKKPGR, translated from the coding sequence GTGAATTCCCGCTACCGGTTTCGTCTAGTGGTCGTGATAGGTCTTTTGGCCGTAGGCTACGGGGCGGTAGTGGCGAAGCTCGCCTACCTTCAGCTTCTCAATGGCGCTCGCTTGGAGGCCATTGCCGTCCGTCAGCGCCAGCGGGTTGTCTCTTTGAAGCCTGAGCGGGGCGACCTTCTCGACCGCAGGGGCAAGGCGCTGGCAGTAAGTCTAGAGGCCTCCAGCGTCTATGCCCATCCAGAGGATGTGGTCGATCTCCATGGGACGGCCCGCGCTCTTGCTCCCGTGCTCAAGCTCAAGGTCGCCGAGTTGCGACGGCGCCTGGCAAAAGATCGCTCCTTCGTTTGGCTACGCCGCCAGGTGGACCCGCCGACGGTCGAGAGCGTCCGGCGATTGAAATTGCCGGGGGTGCATCTCCTCCGCGAGTCCAAGCGGTTCTATCCCCGCCGCCAGCTCTCGGGCCATTTGCTCGGTTTCGTAGGGATCGACAATCAGGGCCTCGAAGGGGTTGAGCTTGCCTACAACGAGCACCTAAACGGCGAGAGCGGCTGGGTCCTCGTCGAGAAGGACGCCAAAGGCCGGGGTCTGACTCTCAGCAAGACCGTCGGCAAACCGTCGTCGGCGGGCTTCGACGTCCGCCTGACCATCGATGAGGTCATCCAATACGTGGTTGAGAAGGAGTTGAGCGCCCAGGTCGCCGCCTCGGGGGCCCGAGGGGGGCTCGCCGTGGTGGTGGAACCGTCAACCGGCGCGATCCTTGCTATGGCAGGGGTCCCATCCTTTAACCCCAACAGCTTCTCCAGCTTCCACCCTGAACAGTGGCGCAATCGGGCCATTACAGATTCGTATGAGCCAGGGAGCACGTTTAAATTGCTGGTAGCGGCTGCGGCCCTCGAGAGCGGGATGGTGAAGGAGAACGACCTCCTTTACGGCGAAGAGGGCGCGATCAATGTAAATGGGGTGACGATCCGAGACCACCGCAAATTTGGCTGGCTGACATTCAGCGACGTCATCGCACGGTCCTCCAACGTGGGGGCCATCAAAGCGGCCCAGAAGGTGGGCGCCGAGCGCTTCTACCGCACCGCTCGCGCCTTTGGCATAGGACGGAAAACGGGTATCGGCCTGCCCGGGGAACAGCCCGGCCTTCTGAGACCAATCAAGGAGTGGTCTGGCATTTCGATTGCGTCCCTCGCCATCGGCCAAGAGGTGGCCACGACACCCCTCCAGATGCTCATGGCGTACGCTGCCGTGGCCAACGGCGGCAAGCTCGTGCGCCCATACATTGTTGAGAGCCTCCTCAAGGACGGCCGGGTCCGCTGGCGGGCCCAGCCTCAGGTCGTTCGCCAGGTGGTTGCCCCGTCGACCGCACGACGCTTAACGAAGCTCTTCGAGCGCGTGGTGGAGCAAGGTACCGGGCAGGCGGCCGCCGTTGAGGGCTACAGAGTGGCTGGTAAGACCGGCACGGCACAAAAGTTTGATATCGAGGCGGGCAGGTACGCCCGCGACCGATACGTGGCAAGTTTCATAGGCTTCGTCCCGGCGAAGGCTCCTGCCTTTGCCATGCTAGTTCTGGTGGATGAGCCGCGCGGAACGGCATACGGGGGCACAGTAGCAGCTCCTGTCTTCGCCCGAGCGGCACGCCAGATCTTGCGCTACCTCAACATTCCCACCACCCGCGGGCGGCTGATTGCGGCGTACGATCCCATCCTTCTAGACGACGCGTCGCCGTCAGCCGTCCGCCCCTCCTTATCTAAGAAAGAGGGGCTTCAGTGGGTGAGCCGGGCATTGGCCGCAGAGGGGACGAAAAAGCCCGGCCGGTGA